The following nucleotide sequence is from Vitis vinifera cultivar Pinot Noir 40024 chromosome 14, ASM3070453v1.
ATCTACTGGAACTTTTGGAGAAGATGAAtctgagagtggcagaggagtATAAAGGCTTTGGTGATGTGGCTTCAGGATTAAGGGTTTTTGTGGAGCAGTTGAAGGCAAAAAGTGGTAACTTCGACGAGTATGTTCAGCAGATTGATGCGATAGAACAGCAAGTGACAGAATTTGAAGCTGTGATTTCCATGCTTGATAAATATGTTTCTTTACTGGAATCAAAACTGCAATCTGTGTACCAAACTCCACCTCAATGAATATGGCTTTTAATGCACCTATTTGTATCCAAAGTCCCAGTTGTTGTATCTTTGTCTTGTTTGAGAGATTCTGAACTGCCATTAAGGACACGAGGGAGGTTTTTGGTACTGGCCAAGGCTGCAAAAtcccatcattttttttgggTGATCTAAGAATAAAAAGTCCATTTGCcacgatttatttattttgcaaattTCTAGGATGGACATAATTGACTTTATTCATCTTGGTAGCTATGCCATCCACAGAATTTACAGAATGTGATTCATGTATTCTGCTGAATGTGCAATTGCTAAGGTTGTATGCAGATCCCAAAAAAACATGTAGTTTCTCCCCCAAAAGTGACTTCTCTGGTTAGGGTGAGCATTAGATATTTACTGGTTTCTAACTTTGGTTTCTAACCAGAAAAGTAAATTCTTGATCTTTAGGCGCTTCCATTTCTGGTCCAGTTGGCCCGGGTTTAAGTTATGACTTGATACCAATATGTAGGAAGGAATCAAATAGATTCCTGCTTTAAGCATTGGATCTCTTCTCTCAGATAAAAAAGGGTCATAGAAAGAGCAGGTTTAAAATCCTGTTGCAGCTGCACAACTGCACAAGCCTTTCCTGCCTGCCACAAATGACCTACGAACGGGTAGAGAGAAGTGCTTTACAAAAGGATATGTAACAGATTCAGCAGCCTCTTAACTCACTATTCATTACCCTTGTAGGTTACATTTTGTTTAAGCATAAATTCAACCAACAGATTCAAAAAAGTAGTTGTGTCATgaacagttttttaaaaatttgctaTCCAATATATTTAGTAGTATGGTGTGGTCggcttgaaaaaggaatttgaaaaggTTATTGGAAATTAAGGAACAAAATGATGCAATttagaaaatttagaaatattaaGATGAAggtaaaaaattgttttcatatttgagttttcaatcaatattttgttcttggaaataattaaaaattatttttaagaattgtttttaaaaattattttttgaaaatagtttttaaaaaaagttccAAAATTTGGTCACAATATCcatgatatttaattatgaaaaaaatagattaagaaTTAAAAGGccaataaaaatagaattttattttcatattaaagaATTTTTCGTCCTTACAAATGCAATGCAAACTCGTTAACTATAAAATTGATTTCTCTCGGATCTTCTCTCCTGTTGAGCGTTCCAAAACGTGAAGGGCCCTCTGGATCTCCCCCTCTGTTTCTGGCATTCTGCACCAAATGGAGACCGCCATGGGTCC
It contains:
- the LOC100263512 gene encoding biogenesis of lysosome-related organelles complex 1 subunit 2 isoform X2, which translates into the protein MISSPASPPWSKGTNNLLELLEKMNLRVAEEYKGFGDVASGLRVFVEQLKAKSGNFDEYVQQIDAIEQQVTEFEAVISMLDKYVSLLESKLQSVYQTPPQ
- the LOC100263512 gene encoding biogenesis of lysosome-related organelles complex 1 subunit 2 isoform X1, coding for MAGKEEAKERDALAESLNDLFTSVSTMVKGQLQGTNNLLELLEKMNLRVAEEYKGFGDVASGLRVFVEQLKAKSGNFDEYVQQIDAIEQQVTEFEAVISMLDKYVSLLESKLQSVYQTPPQ